CATGGTCACGCGCAGATTGTCACCCATGCTTTCGTCCATGACATTGCCGACAATGACAGTCGCATCTTCTGCAGTGAATTCTTTGATGGTATTCATCACATCATAGTATTCACGCATTTTGAAGCTCGCGCTGGCACTGATGTTCACCAACACGCCACGTGCATTTGCCAAGTTGACATCTTCGAGCAATGGGCTGGCCACCGCTTGTTCAGCTGCAATGCGTGCACGGTTTGGGCCGCTCGCTTCGGCAGAGCCCATCATTGCCATGCCCATTTCGGACATCACGGTGCGTACGTCAGCAAAGTCGACGTTGACCATGCCTGGGCAATTAATGATTTCAGCAATGCCTGACACGGCGTTGTGCAATACATCATTGGCGGCGCGGTATGCTTCAACCACGGTCACATCTTCACCCAATACATCCATTAACTTTTCGTTTGGGATAACGATAAGAGAGTCTACGTATTGCGAAAGTTCTTCGAGGCCTTCTTGCGCCACTTTGGCACGCTTGCCTTCAAAGGCGAACGGCTTGGTGACCACGGCAACCGTCAAAATACCCATTTCACGTGCCACTTCGGCAATGATAGGCGCTGCACCTGTGCCGGTGCCGCCACCCATGCCTGCGGTAATAAACAGCATGTCAGCACCGTCAATGGTTTCCGCGATGCTATCGCGATCTTCGAGCGCAGCTTCACGGCCAATTTCAGGTTTTGCCCCTGCGCCCAAGCCTTTGGTAATGTCAGAACCAATTTGCAGCACGACTTTTGCATGGCTCTTTTTCAACGCCTGCATGTCAGTGTTAGCGCAAATAAACTCTACGCCCGTCACGCTCTTGGTCATCATGTGTTCTACCGCGTTACCACCGCAGCCACCCACACCAATGACCTTGATTACCGCGCCGTCATTCTCTTTGTCAAAAATTTCAATCATACTAACCCTCCATTGCCTATTATTTGAGTGATTGGTTTGCCCCGCACACCCGCCCTAAAACATTAAAAAAACTACCCTCTAAAAATTGCCGGTAAACCAGCTTTTCATGCGCTCCAGCAATCTGCCCACTGACCCAGATTGCAAGTTACCCACCATTTGTTTTTCTACCTGTTGCTTGGCCATCAGCAACAAGCCTATGCCGGTGGCATAACGTGGATTACCCACTACTTCGGATAACCCTTCCACCCCTCTGGGCACGCCCAGACGGACCGGGGTGTGAAAAATCTCTTCGCCCAGCTCGACCATGCCGCGCATCTGCGCTGCACCGCCGGTGATCACAATGCCAGAGGCAATCATGGATTCCATGCCACTCCGGCGCAGCTCTTGCTGCACGAATTCGTAAATCTCTTCGACGCGGTCTTCAATCACCTCGGTCAGTGCCTGGCAAGACAATTGACGCGGTTCGCGACCATCGACTGCGGGCACCTCAACCACTTCGCGCGGATCGGCCAGCTGGCGCAAAGCGCAGCCGTGTTTAACTTTAATTTCTTCAGCCGATTGGGTCGGTGTGCGCAAGGCCACCGCGATGTCATTGGTGATCTGATCGCCCGCAATCGGAATCACAGCGGTATGCCGAATCGCGCCATTTTTAAATACCGCCAAATCGGTTGTACCGCCGCCAATATCCACCAAACACACACCCAGCTCTTTTTCGTCGTCAGTGAGCACCGACTCACTCGACGCTAGCGGCTGTAAAATTAGGTCGCTCACTTCTAGGCCACAGCGCTTGATGCACTTCACGATGTTTTGCGCAGCGGCAATCGCACCGGTCACAATATGCACACGAACTTCTAGGCGAATTCCGCTCATGCCCAATGGTTCACGCACATCTTCTTGACCGTCGATAATGAATTCTTGAGTCAGAATATGCAGAATCTGCTGGTCTGCCGGCAGGGCAATCGCACGCGCAGTTTCCACCACACGGTCAATATCCATTTGTGAGACTTCACTCTCTTTAATCTTCACCATACCGTGTGAGTTCAGGCTCTTGATATGGCTGCCGGCAATGCCTGAATACACGGTATTAATTTTGCAATCTGCCATCAGTTCGACTTCTTCAATCGCGCGTTGGATGGCTTGCATGGTGGAATCAATATTCACCACCACGCCTTTCTTCAAGCCGCGTGAAGCATGTTGACCCACACCGATAATTTTCAGCGTGCCCTCGGGCAAAATCTCGGCTGCAATGGCAACAATCTTCGAAGTGCCGATATCCAGCCCTACGATTAAATTCTTATCTTCTCTGACTCTACTCATTTATTTTCCTTGACCTACATTCTGGCAGTCTTATTTTCTTAGGCGCCACCGCGTGGCATGCGCAAGGCAAAGCCGTTCGGGTAACGCAAATCGGCATAACGCCAGTCACTTTCTGCGATATTGGCTTGCTGGCGGTACGCCGACACAAACTGTTGTAATCGCTGCCGGGCTGATTCACGTCCCAGCATCATTTGTCGACCATCGACCGTTTTAATTTCCCAAGCACGCCGCGAAGACAAACTCAACTGCTGAATCTGCAGTGAGGTTTGCGACAGCATCTGCGCAAAACTCGCATAGCCTTGGGCAACTTCTTTCACCGCATCGCCTGGCCCATAAAATGTGGGCAATTGCGCATCAGAGGCAGCCTGAAACAACTCACCATAGCGATTCACCAGTGCCACCCCGCCCCAACGCCCCAAGGCCTGATGCTCCTCAATCTGCACCACGATGGTGTCGGGCCATTGACGACGCACGCTCACTTTTCTTGCCCAGGGCAATTTCTCAAATGCCGCACGGGTGCGTTGTAAATCGAGCGTATAAAAATTGCCTTTGAGGTACTTGCTCACAATCAACTGAATCTGCTCGTGATTGACGTGATCGAGGTTGCCCTCAACCTGCACTTGCTTGACCGGAAAAATGGGCAAATGCAACACCACGAATAACAAGGCGTAGAGCAGCATCACCACCGCCAGCGAAAACAGCAGGTTAGCGATCCAGTTCAGCAATGTTGGTTTGTCCCACATCGTGCTTATGCGCTCCGTGCGTCCGTAGATAAGGTTTGTTGCAAAATGCGAATCACCAGCGCCTCAAAATCCAAGCCCGCCGCTTTGGCCGCCATCGGCACCAAACTATGGTCAGTCATCCCCGGACTCGTGTTCACCTCTAAAAAATAATGTTTACCCGCGGCATCCATTAAAAAATCGACGCGGCCCCAGCCTTGGCAACCCAGTACTTTAAAGGCTTGCAGGGCGTCGGCTTGAATCTGTTTTTCCTGCTCGGCAGCCAAGCCGCATGGGCACAAATACGCCGTGTCATCACGCAAGTATTTGGCTTCATAATCGTAATATTCGTTTTTAGGCACGATGCGCACGATAGGCAAAGCGGTCTCACCTAAAATGCCGACGGTGTACTCTCCGCCGCCAACAAATTGTTCTGCAATCACCAGTGGATCAGACTGTTTAGCCAGCGCATACGCCGCCATCACATCCCCGGCCTGTTTCACCTTGCTCACGCCGATGCTGGAGCCCTCATTGGCGGGTTTTATAAACAATGGCAAGCCAAGCGCTGTGACGACATTTTCAGCGTGGGTGCTGTCATCCATCAGTACATAGTTAGGCGTAGTCACGCCGGCGGCGGTCCATAACAGCTTGGTCCGCCACTTGTCCATACCCAGCGCAGAGGCCATCACCCCGCTACCGGTGTAAGGAATATCCATCAGTTCGAGTGCGCCCTGTATCGTGCCGTCCTCACCATAGCGACCATGTAAGGCAATAAACGCGCGGTCAAAGGCTTTCAGATCAGACAGCGGTTGGTTGGCGGGATCAAACGCGTGGGCATCTAACCCCTGACGTTGCAGGGCTGCCAGCACAGCGGCGCCGCTCTTGAGCGAAACAGCACGCTCGCCAGACCGGCCGCCAAATAACACAGCCACTTTGCCAAAAGATTTTTGATCAACACTCATACCGCTAAAACACCTTCCCCAATGACTTTTACTTCTTGGTGCAACGTCACACCCTGCTTTTCAAGCACGATTGCTTTCGCGTGCGCCATTAAATCTTCAATGTCAGCCGCACTGGCGTGCCCGAGATTGACAATAAAGTTGGCATGCTTTTCAGAGATCTGCGCGCCACCGATCACGGCACCCTTCAGACCTGATGCTTCAATCAATCTGGCAGCAAAGTCCCCTTCAGGATTTCTGAAAGTAGAGCCCGCACTCGGCATATTCAGTGGCTGGCTAGCCAAACGCTTGGCCAGCAATTGTTTAATCTGCGTTGCAGAAGCTTTGCCATCGCCAGACGGCATCGCAAACCAGCCGCCTAAAAACCATTCGTCTGCGGCAGGATGCGCCACTTGGCGGTAACTTGGCTGGTATTCATGGCGGCTGCGCACTTGCACCACGCCCGCCCGATTAATTGTTTTCACTTCATCGACCCATTGCCAAGTCTCGCCGCCATAACAACCGGCATTCATCGCCAATGCACCACCCACCGTGCCTGGAATGCCCGCCATAAACTCAGCGCCAACACGCCCTTGGCTTGCCGCAAAGCGCGCCAACTTTGCGCAAGTGACGCCAGCATCCGCGTATACGCGGTCACCCTCCATGGCTAACGCTTGCAAGGCTTGATGCATGACCACCACCGTGCCTCGCACGCCGCCATCACGCACCAACAGGTTGCTGCCCAAGCCGATAAAGGTCAGCGGCTCACTGGCGGGCAGTTGCTGCAAAAATTGCTGCAAATCCTCTACCCGCTGCGCCAATACCAGACGATCCGCCGGGCCGCCAACACGCCAACTGGTGTAGCGCGCTAATGGCTCGTGTTGCAACACTTGCAACCCTGTCTGATGGATGACTGACGCGCTCATAGGCTTGCCAGCTCCTTGGTTTTTGCAGCCACGCTAC
This Methylophilus medardicus DNA region includes the following protein-coding sequences:
- the murB gene encoding UDP-N-acetylmuramate dehydrogenase — translated: MSASVIHQTGLQVLQHEPLARYTSWRVGGPADRLVLAQRVEDLQQFLQQLPASEPLTFIGLGSNLLVRDGGVRGTVVVMHQALQALAMEGDRVYADAGVTCAKLARFAASQGRVGAEFMAGIPGTVGGALAMNAGCYGGETWQWVDEVKTINRAGVVQVRSRHEYQPSYRQVAHPAADEWFLGGWFAMPSGDGKASATQIKQLLAKRLASQPLNMPSAGSTFRNPEGDFAARLIEASGLKGAVIGGAQISEKHANFIVNLGHASAADIEDLMAHAKAIVLEKQGVTLHQEVKVIGEGVLAV
- the ftsA gene encoding cell division protein FtsA, with product MSRVREDKNLIVGLDIGTSKIVAIAAEILPEGTLKIIGVGQHASRGLKKGVVVNIDSTMQAIQRAIEEVELMADCKINTVYSGIAGSHIKSLNSHGMVKIKESEVSQMDIDRVVETARAIALPADQQILHILTQEFIIDGQEDVREPLGMSGIRLEVRVHIVTGAIAAAQNIVKCIKRCGLEVSDLILQPLASSESVLTDDEKELGVCLVDIGGGTTDLAVFKNGAIRHTAVIPIAGDQITNDIAVALRTPTQSAEEIKVKHGCALRQLADPREVVEVPAVDGREPRQLSCQALTEVIEDRVEEIYEFVQQELRRSGMESMIASGIVITGGAAQMRGMVELGEEIFHTPVRLGVPRGVEGLSEVVGNPRYATGIGLLLMAKQQVEKQMVGNLQSGSVGRLLERMKSWFTGNF
- a CDS encoding cell division protein FtsQ/DivIB, with translation MWDKPTLLNWIANLLFSLAVVMLLYALLFVVLHLPIFPVKQVQVEGNLDHVNHEQIQLIVSKYLKGNFYTLDLQRTRAAFEKLPWARKVSVRRQWPDTIVVQIEEHQALGRWGGVALVNRYGELFQAASDAQLPTFYGPGDAVKEVAQGYASFAQMLSQTSLQIQQLSLSSRRAWEIKTVDGRQMMLGRESARQRLQQFVSAYRQQANIAESDWRYADLRYPNGFALRMPRGGA
- a CDS encoding D-alanine--D-alanine ligase gives rise to the protein MSVDQKSFGKVAVLFGGRSGERAVSLKSGAAVLAALQRQGLDAHAFDPANQPLSDLKAFDRAFIALHGRYGEDGTIQGALELMDIPYTGSGVMASALGMDKWRTKLLWTAAGVTTPNYVLMDDSTHAENVVTALGLPLFIKPANEGSSIGVSKVKQAGDVMAAYALAKQSDPLVIAEQFVGGGEYTVGILGETALPIVRIVPKNEYYDYEAKYLRDDTAYLCPCGLAAEQEKQIQADALQAFKVLGCQGWGRVDFLMDAAGKHYFLEVNTSPGMTDHSLVPMAAKAAGLDFEALVIRILQQTLSTDARSA
- the ftsZ gene encoding cell division protein FtsZ, whose amino-acid sequence is MIEIFDKENDGAVIKVIGVGGCGGNAVEHMMTKSVTGVEFICANTDMQALKKSHAKVVLQIGSDITKGLGAGAKPEIGREAALEDRDSIAETIDGADMLFITAGMGGGTGTGAAPIIAEVAREMGILTVAVVTKPFAFEGKRAKVAQEGLEELSQYVDSLIVIPNEKLMDVLGEDVTVVEAYRAANDVLHNAVSGIAEIINCPGMVNVDFADVRTVMSEMGMAMMGSAEASGPNRARIAAEQAVASPLLEDVNLANARGVLVNISASASFKMREYYDVMNTIKEFTAEDATVIVGNVMDESMGDNLRVTMVATGLNGSVGKRQAKPELKVMTTLRDGTTNQPIFNTVEEDEPAVFTSNSRRAQVEAMKNSGIEEYDIPAFLRKQAD